One window of Corynebacterium accolens genomic DNA carries:
- the atpB gene encoding F0F1 ATP synthase subunit A, with amino-acid sequence MKGHFHTPDLGEEFFPGQIDADHLFFGDFADGWFALDRLMLIRILMTLIVVILFWAAFKNPKLVPSGIQNVGENAVDFVRVHIAEDILGKKEGKRFLPIIASIFFAVLFMNVATVIPGLNVSPNGRIGMPIVLAAVSYIVMIYAGAKRYGFGKFIRSSVVIPNLPPALHLLVVPIEFFSTFILRPVTLAIRLMANFLAGHIILVLLFSATNFFFWQLNGWTVLSGLTVVLGLAMSLFEILVIFLQAYIFALLTAVYIELSLHADSH; translated from the coding sequence ATGAAAGGGCACTTCCATACGCCCGATCTAGGTGAAGAATTCTTCCCGGGGCAAATTGATGCCGACCATCTGTTTTTCGGTGACTTCGCCGACGGATGGTTCGCGCTTGATCGCCTGATGCTGATTCGCATTTTGATGACGCTAATTGTGGTGATCCTTTTCTGGGCTGCCTTTAAGAACCCTAAGTTGGTTCCTTCTGGCATTCAGAATGTGGGCGAGAACGCGGTCGACTTCGTCCGCGTCCACATCGCCGAGGACATTTTGGGTAAGAAGGAGGGAAAGCGATTCCTGCCAATTATCGCTAGCATCTTCTTCGCGGTTCTGTTTATGAACGTCGCGACCGTTATCCCGGGACTTAACGTCTCGCCCAACGGTCGTATTGGTATGCCAATTGTGTTGGCAGCCGTTTCGTACATCGTCATGATTTACGCCGGCGCCAAGCGCTACGGCTTTGGTAAGTTCATTCGCTCCTCCGTAGTGATTCCGAACTTGCCACCGGCATTGCACCTTTTGGTGGTACCGATTGAGTTCTTCTCTACGTTCATTCTGCGACCGGTTACCCTTGCAATTCGTCTCATGGCGAACTTCCTTGCTGGACACATCATCCTGGTTCTTCTCTTCTCTGCTACGAACTTCTTCTTCTGGCAGCTAAATGGTTGGACCGTCCTGTCTGGGCTGACCGTGGTCTTGGGCTTGGCTATGAGCTTGTTCGAGATTCTGGTTATCTTCTTGCAGGCGTACATCTTCGCTTTGTTGACGGCGGTGTACATCGAGTTGTCCTTGCACGCTGATTCGCACTAA
- a CDS encoding ATP synthase F0 subunit C translates to MNEIILAQDAATTFEGFGTIGYGLAAIGPGIGIGIVAGKTVEAMARQPEMAGQLRTTMFLGIAFTEALALIGLVAGFLF, encoded by the coding sequence ATGAACGAAATCATTCTGGCACAGGATGCTGCTACGACGTTCGAAGGCTTCGGCACCATCGGCTACGGCTTGGCTGCTATCGGCCCAGGTATCGGTATCGGCATCGTCGCCGGCAAGACCGTTGAGGCTATGGCTCGCCAGCCGGAGATGGCCGGCCAGCTGCGTACCACCATGTTCCTGGGTATCGCCTTCACCGAGGCCCTGGCCCTTATCGGCCTGGTTGCCGGCTTCCTGTTCTAA
- a CDS encoding F0F1 ATP synthase subunit B encodes MNNVVYMLAAEGEENPGSGSFSVLLPKNYDIFWSLLCFIVILWLFWKFVLPRYTKLLEEREDRIEGGMKRAEAQQAEAKAALEKYNAQLADARAEAAEIREQARERGKQIEADAKSQAEEESRRIVANGEKQLEASRAQVVTELRSEMGQNSINLAEKILGGELSDASKKSSTIDGFLSELDSVAPAGK; translated from the coding sequence ATGAATAACGTCGTTTATATGCTTGCAGCAGAGGGCGAGGAGAACCCAGGTTCGGGTAGCTTCTCCGTTCTTCTGCCCAAGAACTATGACATTTTCTGGTCTTTGCTGTGCTTCATCGTAATTCTCTGGTTGTTCTGGAAGTTCGTGCTTCCTCGTTACACCAAGTTGCTCGAAGAGCGTGAAGACCGGATTGAGGGCGGCATGAAGCGCGCTGAGGCCCAGCAGGCCGAGGCCAAGGCTGCTCTAGAAAAGTACAATGCTCAGCTGGCTGATGCCCGCGCAGAGGCAGCCGAGATCCGCGAGCAGGCGCGCGAGCGCGGCAAGCAGATCGAGGCTGACGCGAAGAGCCAAGCGGAAGAGGAATCCCGCCGCATCGTCGCCAATGGCGAAAAGCAGTTGGAAGCTTCTCGTGCGCAGGTTGTTACTGAGCTGCGTTCCGAAATGGGACAGAACTCCATCAACCTGGCAGAAAAGATTCTGGGCGGCGAGCTTTCTGACGCTTCCAAGAAGTCCTCTACCATCGATGGCTTTTTGTCCGAGCTCGACTCTGTGGCACCGGCCGGAAAGTAG
- a CDS encoding F0F1 ATP synthase subunit delta, with protein MKAASREALANSQSRVDEILAGDKNVASAVQAGLDIFEVVDVLDGDRELRVSFIDVAAPAEARKSLAENLFGSKISAGALSILQEAAANQWSSPKDFVNGLVSLGRRALLRAAEAQGQLGQVEDELFRLAQILDREGELTQLLSDRTAESARKRGLLANVLYGKVTMFTEALALQAISRPEQNPIDDVAGLADTAAALQDRTIARVVAAGELNEGQQAVLAEKLGKIYGRAMSIHSEVDTSLLGGMRIRVGDEIIDGSTAGKIARFRAQMV; from the coding sequence ATGAAGGCAGCTAGCCGCGAAGCACTCGCGAACTCACAATCCCGTGTGGATGAAATCCTCGCTGGCGATAAGAATGTCGCTAGTGCAGTCCAAGCGGGCCTGGATATCTTCGAGGTCGTCGACGTTTTGGATGGGGACCGCGAATTGCGCGTATCCTTCATCGACGTTGCAGCCCCGGCTGAAGCACGCAAGTCCTTGGCCGAGAATCTCTTTGGCTCCAAGATTTCTGCCGGTGCACTGAGCATCCTGCAGGAAGCTGCGGCGAACCAATGGTCTTCGCCGAAGGACTTCGTCAACGGGCTTGTATCCTTGGGCCGCCGCGCATTGCTGCGCGCCGCCGAGGCGCAGGGCCAATTGGGCCAGGTCGAAGACGAGCTTTTCCGCTTGGCGCAGATTCTGGACCGCGAGGGCGAGCTTACCCAGCTGCTTTCCGATCGAACTGCTGAATCCGCACGCAAGCGCGGATTGCTGGCAAACGTGCTCTACGGCAAGGTAACGATGTTTACTGAGGCGCTCGCGCTGCAGGCCATCAGCCGCCCAGAGCAAAACCCGATTGATGACGTAGCCGGATTGGCCGATACTGCAGCAGCCCTGCAGGATCGCACCATCGCGCGCGTTGTCGCTGCGGGTGAATTGAATGAAGGCCAGCAGGCAGTACTCGCTGAGAAGCTGGGCAAAATTTATGGTCGTGCGATGTCCATTCACTCTGAGGTTGACACCAGCCTCCTCGGTGGCATGCGCATCCGCGTCGGCGATGAAATCATTGACGGCTCGACGGCAGGCAAGATTGCCCGCTTCCGTGCCCAGATGGTGTAG
- the atpA gene encoding F0F1 ATP synthase subunit alpha codes for MAELTISSDEIRSAIANYTSSYSAEASREEVGVVISAADGIAQVSGLPSVMANELLEFPGGVIGVAQNLDTNSIGVVVLGNYESLKEGDEVKRTGEVLSIPVGEDFLGRVINPLGQPIDGLGPIESEEERVLELQAPSVLQRQPVEEPMQTGIKAIDAMTPIGRGQRQLIIGDRKTGKTAVTIDTILNQKANWESGDKDKQVRCIYVAIGQKGSTIASVRRTLEEHGALDYTTIVAAPASDSAGYKWLAPFSGAALGQQWMYQGNHVLVIYDDLTKQAEAYRAISLLLRRPPGREAYPGDVFYLHSRLLERAAKLSDDMGAGSMTALPIIETKANDVSAFIPTNVISITDGQVFLESDLFNQGVRPAINVGVSVSRVGGAAQTKGMKKVAGNLRLDLAAYRDLQAFAAFASDLDAASKAQLERGSRLVELLKQSESSPQPVEYQMVSIYLAEAGIFDVVPVEDVRRFEAEVHEYLNANTPEVFEQIAGGKALSDESKEALEAAAKEFAPTFRTSEGHNLGTEEPVDPLDENDVKSTELNVSRKTAK; via the coding sequence ATGGCGGAGCTGACGATCTCCTCCGACGAGATCCGTAGTGCGATTGCGAACTACACCTCGAGCTACTCCGCGGAGGCCTCCCGTGAGGAGGTCGGCGTGGTCATTTCGGCAGCTGACGGTATTGCGCAGGTTTCTGGCCTGCCATCCGTTATGGCGAATGAGCTGCTCGAGTTCCCCGGCGGCGTAATTGGCGTCGCACAGAACCTTGACACCAATTCCATTGGTGTCGTGGTCCTGGGTAACTACGAGTCCCTCAAGGAGGGCGACGAGGTTAAGAGGACCGGAGAGGTCCTTTCCATCCCCGTGGGCGAGGACTTCCTCGGCCGCGTTATTAACCCACTGGGCCAGCCCATCGACGGCTTGGGCCCAATCGAAAGCGAAGAGGAGCGCGTCCTCGAGTTGCAGGCACCTTCGGTGCTGCAGCGCCAGCCGGTTGAAGAGCCAATGCAGACCGGCATCAAGGCTATCGATGCGATGACCCCGATCGGCCGTGGTCAGCGTCAGCTGATCATTGGTGACCGTAAGACCGGTAAGACCGCGGTTACCATCGATACCATTTTGAACCAGAAGGCTAACTGGGAGTCCGGCGACAAGGACAAGCAGGTCCGTTGTATTTACGTCGCCATCGGCCAGAAGGGCTCGACCATCGCCAGCGTGCGCCGCACCCTTGAGGAGCACGGCGCGCTGGATTACACCACCATCGTGGCGGCCCCAGCTTCTGATTCCGCCGGCTACAAGTGGCTGGCACCGTTCTCCGGTGCTGCATTGGGCCAGCAGTGGATGTACCAGGGCAACCACGTCCTGGTTATCTACGATGACCTGACCAAGCAGGCTGAGGCATACCGCGCAATTTCGCTGTTGCTGCGCCGCCCGCCGGGACGTGAGGCTTACCCAGGCGACGTCTTCTACCTGCACTCCCGCTTGCTGGAGCGCGCTGCCAAGCTTTCCGATGACATGGGTGCCGGCTCCATGACCGCACTGCCCATCATCGAGACCAAGGCTAATGACGTCAGTGCCTTCATTCCGACCAACGTCATTTCCATTACTGACGGTCAGGTCTTCTTGGAGTCCGACCTCTTCAACCAGGGTGTTCGCCCGGCTATTAACGTCGGTGTGTCCGTCTCCCGTGTTGGTGGTGCGGCACAGACCAAGGGTATGAAGAAGGTTGCCGGTAACCTCCGTCTTGACCTGGCTGCATACCGTGACCTGCAGGCATTCGCTGCCTTCGCATCCGACCTGGACGCTGCCTCCAAGGCACAGCTGGAGCGCGGCTCTCGCTTGGTCGAGCTGCTGAAGCAGTCCGAATCCTCGCCGCAGCCGGTGGAATACCAGATGGTATCCATCTACCTCGCCGAGGCAGGCATCTTCGACGTCGTTCCCGTCGAAGACGTTCGCCGCTTCGAGGCCGAGGTGCACGAGTACCTCAACGCCAATACTCCAGAGGTCTTTGAGCAGATCGCCGGCGGCAAGGCGCTCAGCGATGAGTCCAAGGAAGCACTCGAGGCTGCAGCCAAGGAGTTTGCTCCTACGTTCCGCACCTCCGAGGGCCACAACTTGGGCACCGAAGAGCCTGTAGATCCTTTGGATGAAAATGACGTGAAAAGCACCGAGCTCAACGTCTCCCGGAAGACGGCTAAGTAG
- a CDS encoding F0F1 ATP synthase subunit gamma, with protein sequence MANLRELRDRIRSVNSTKKITKAQELIATSRITKAQARVEASQPYATELTNVMNRLAAASTLEHPMLREREDGNVAAILVITSDRGMCGGYNNNVFKKAAQLKALLESKGYEVVRYVTGSKGIGHYNFREEEVAGSWDGFSQDPTWEGTHDVRRHMIDGFVAGSKGTTKGREGLHAEGEGAGVTGFDQVHVVYTEFESMLTQTARAQQLLPVEPVVQGEEYEMGDSALEDPEPTENISADFEFEPDADTLMEALLPQYVSRILFAMFLEASASESAARRTAMKSATDNATEMVNDLSRVANQARQAQITQEISEIVGGAGALSDSAESD encoded by the coding sequence ATGGCTAATCTTCGCGAATTGCGCGACCGCATCCGGTCCGTGAACTCGACTAAGAAGATCACTAAAGCCCAGGAGCTCATTGCTACCTCGCGCATTACCAAAGCGCAGGCTCGGGTGGAAGCCTCTCAGCCGTACGCGACTGAGCTGACCAATGTCATGAACAGGTTGGCTGCAGCGTCGACGCTAGAGCACCCTATGTTGCGCGAGCGTGAAGACGGCAACGTCGCCGCGATTCTCGTAATCACCTCTGACCGAGGCATGTGCGGTGGCTACAACAACAACGTCTTCAAGAAGGCAGCCCAGCTCAAGGCCCTCCTCGAAAGCAAGGGCTACGAGGTAGTTCGCTACGTCACCGGCAGCAAGGGCATCGGCCACTACAACTTCCGCGAGGAAGAGGTAGCAGGCAGCTGGGATGGTTTCTCTCAGGATCCAACCTGGGAGGGCACCCACGATGTGCGTCGCCACATGATCGATGGCTTCGTTGCTGGTTCGAAGGGCACTACCAAGGGCCGCGAGGGCCTGCATGCGGAAGGTGAAGGCGCAGGTGTTACCGGTTTCGACCAGGTACACGTCGTCTACACCGAGTTTGAATCCATGCTGACTCAAACCGCGCGTGCGCAGCAGCTTTTGCCTGTTGAGCCTGTCGTGCAGGGCGAGGAGTACGAGATGGGTGACTCCGCACTGGAAGATCCGGAGCCGACGGAAAACATTTCCGCGGACTTCGAGTTCGAACCGGACGCGGATACCCTGATGGAAGCGCTGCTTCCGCAGTACGTCTCGCGTATCCTGTTTGCTATGTTCTTGGAGGCTTCGGCTTCCGAGTCCGCTGCACGCCGTACAGCTATGAAATCTGCTACTGACAACGCAACCGAGATGGTCAATGACCTGTCTCGCGTGGCCAACCAGGCCCGTCAGGCGCAGATTACCCAGGAAATTTCAGAGATCGTCGGTGGCGCTGGCGCGCTATCTGACAGCGCAGAAAGTGACTAG
- the atpD gene encoding F0F1 ATP synthase subunit beta, whose translation MTTALQEQNAQSSAVAGRVVRVIGPVVDVEFPREALPALYNALHVEIKLEAVAKTVTLEVAQHLGDNLVRTVSMAPTDGLVRGAEVVDSGEPISVPVGDVVKGHVFNALGDCLDEPGLGRDGEQWGIHREPPAFDQLEGKTEILETGIKVIDLLTPYVKGGKIGLFGGAGVGKTVLIQEMITRIAREFSGTSVFAGVGERTREGTDLFLEMEEMGVLQDTALVFGQMDEPPGVRMRVALSGLTMAEYFRDVQNQDVLLFIDNIFRFTQAGSEVSTLLGRMPSAVGYQPTLADEMGVLQERITSTKGRSITSLQAVYVPADDYTDPAPATTFAHLDATTELDRAIASKGIYPAVNPLTSTSRILEPGIVGEKHYEVAQRVIGILQKNKELQDIIAILGMDELSEEDKVTVQRARRIERFLGQNFFVAQKFTGLEGSYVPLQDTIDAFERICNGEFDHYPEQAFNGLGGLDDVEAAYKKLNEK comes from the coding sequence ATGACTACAGCTCTGCAAGAGCAGAATGCACAGTCTTCGGCAGTCGCCGGTCGTGTCGTGCGCGTCATCGGTCCGGTGGTGGACGTGGAATTCCCACGCGAGGCACTTCCGGCCCTGTACAACGCACTCCACGTCGAGATTAAGCTCGAAGCTGTGGCAAAGACCGTCACCCTCGAGGTCGCTCAGCACCTCGGTGACAACCTCGTTCGTACCGTGTCCATGGCACCTACCGATGGCCTCGTCCGTGGCGCCGAGGTAGTCGACTCCGGAGAGCCTATCTCCGTTCCGGTCGGCGACGTCGTCAAGGGCCACGTCTTTAACGCCCTCGGTGACTGCCTCGATGAGCCAGGCCTCGGCCGCGATGGCGAGCAGTGGGGTATCCACCGCGAGCCACCAGCGTTCGACCAGCTCGAGGGCAAGACCGAGATCCTCGAAACCGGTATTAAGGTCATTGACCTGCTGACCCCTTACGTTAAGGGCGGCAAGATTGGCCTCTTCGGTGGTGCAGGTGTGGGTAAGACCGTCCTGATTCAGGAAATGATTACCCGTATTGCCCGCGAGTTCTCCGGTACGTCGGTCTTCGCCGGCGTCGGCGAGCGCACCCGTGAGGGCACCGACCTCTTCCTGGAAATGGAAGAGATGGGCGTTCTGCAAGATACCGCACTTGTCTTCGGCCAGATGGACGAGCCACCAGGAGTTCGTATGCGCGTGGCCCTGTCCGGCCTGACCATGGCGGAGTACTTCCGCGATGTGCAGAACCAGGACGTGCTGCTGTTCATTGACAACATCTTCCGTTTCACCCAGGCCGGCTCCGAGGTATCCACCCTGCTGGGTCGTATGCCTTCCGCCGTGGGTTACCAGCCAACCTTGGCTGATGAAATGGGTGTGTTGCAGGAGCGCATTACCTCCACCAAGGGTCGTTCCATTACCTCTCTGCAGGCCGTTTACGTGCCTGCCGATGACTACACTGACCCGGCCCCAGCCACGACCTTCGCCCACTTGGATGCGACGACCGAGCTGGACCGTGCCATTGCTTCCAAGGGTATTTACCCGGCAGTGAACCCGCTGACCTCTACCTCTCGTATCCTCGAGCCAGGCATTGTGGGCGAGAAGCACTACGAGGTAGCACAGCGCGTCATCGGTATTCTGCAGAAGAACAAGGAACTGCAGGACATCATCGCCATCCTTGGTATGGACGAGCTGTCTGAAGAAGACAAGGTGACCGTGCAGCGTGCCCGCCGTATCGAGCGCTTCTTGGGTCAGAACTTCTTCGTCGCGCAGAAGTTCACCGGCTTGGAGGGTTCCTACGTGCCGCTGCAGGACACCATCGATGCCTTCGAGCGCATCTGCAACGGTGAGTTTGACCACTACCCAGAGCAGGCCTTCAACGGCTTGGGTGGCTTGGACGATGTCGAAGCTGCATACAAGAAGTTGAACGAGAAGTAG
- a CDS encoding F0F1 ATP synthase subunit epsilon has protein sequence MADITAELVSVERSLWSGQASIVTAETTEGEIGVLPGHEPVIGQLIDNGVVTIHPVDGARRVAAVQGGFLSVTQDKITVLADWAIWSDEVDEAQAEEDSSSAHELTKSRGEAALRALRRAAKAE, from the coding sequence ATGGCTGACATCACCGCCGAATTGGTTTCCGTCGAGCGCTCATTGTGGTCTGGTCAGGCCTCCATAGTGACGGCTGAGACCACTGAGGGTGAGATCGGCGTGCTTCCCGGTCACGAGCCTGTGATCGGTCAGTTGATCGACAATGGCGTAGTGACCATCCACCCAGTTGATGGCGCGCGGCGCGTTGCCGCCGTCCAGGGTGGCTTCCTCTCCGTTACCCAGGACAAGATTACCGTCCTCGCTGATTGGGCCATCTGGTCCGATGAGGTGGATGAGGCCCAGGCGGAAGAGGACTCCTCTTCGGCTCATGAGCTCACCAAGTCCCGCGGTGAGGCTGCATTGCGTGCACTTCGCCGCGCAGCAAAGGCTGAATAA
- a CDS encoding DUF2550 domain-containing protein: MNSTVISVVLWALALVVLLVVLLAALRFFTLRSRGTAVLLRSMPAKDSFSWRHGVLRYTGEVVEYFKLRSVFPRYNLWFNRLDITILNSRSLDDDEASFMSDATEVVHFSTGDAEYELASDARGIMAFEAWVEAAPSKRQQRFDYKQLRERATRQSKRQ, translated from the coding sequence ATGAATTCAACGGTTATCTCGGTGGTCCTGTGGGCCTTAGCGTTGGTGGTATTGCTAGTAGTTCTGCTGGCGGCCCTGCGATTTTTTACTCTGCGCTCGCGCGGAACCGCGGTGTTGTTGCGCTCAATGCCGGCGAAGGATAGCTTTTCTTGGCGCCATGGCGTGCTGCGCTATACCGGAGAAGTTGTTGAATATTTCAAACTGCGCTCTGTATTTCCGCGCTATAACCTGTGGTTTAACCGCCTCGACATCACGATTTTGAACTCTCGTTCTTTGGATGATGACGAGGCTTCTTTTATGTCTGATGCCACCGAGGTGGTGCACTTTAGCACCGGGGATGCGGAATACGAGCTGGCTTCCGATGCCCGCGGGATCATGGCCTTCGAAGCCTGGGTCGAGGCTGCGCCGTCCAAGCGGCAACAGCGCTTTGATTACAAGCAATTGCGGGAGCGAGCCACCCGGCAGTCCAAGCGCCAATAG
- the nucS gene encoding endonuclease NucS — MRLVIARCSVDYVGRLDAHLPLADRLLIVKADGSVSVHADDRAYKPLNWMTPPCTVSESVIEDVDGNDTGEVLWLVENPKGEQLRITIAEIHEDISYEMGEDPGLVKDGVEAHLQELLAEKIDTLGSNFTLVRREYPTAIGPVDIMAKDADNRNVAVEVKRRGGIDGVEQLTRYLELLNRDELIAPVSGIFAAQEIKPQARTLAEDRGIRCVVLDYQELRGLESKELRLF; from the coding sequence ATGCGCTTAGTAATCGCCCGTTGTTCAGTTGATTACGTGGGACGGCTCGACGCCCACCTGCCCTTGGCGGACCGCCTGCTCATCGTCAAAGCAGACGGCTCGGTATCGGTGCATGCCGATGACCGCGCGTATAAGCCCCTCAATTGGATGACGCCGCCGTGTACGGTGAGTGAATCCGTCATCGAGGACGTGGATGGCAATGACACCGGCGAGGTCTTGTGGCTAGTGGAAAACCCAAAAGGTGAGCAATTGCGCATCACTATCGCGGAAATCCACGAGGATATCTCCTACGAGATGGGCGAAGACCCCGGCCTGGTAAAGGACGGCGTGGAGGCGCACCTACAGGAGCTTTTGGCCGAAAAGATCGACACGCTGGGTTCTAATTTCACCCTCGTGCGCCGCGAGTACCCCACGGCCATTGGCCCGGTAGACATCATGGCTAAAGATGCTGATAACCGGAATGTTGCCGTGGAGGTCAAGCGCCGCGGCGGGATCGACGGAGTAGAGCAATTGACCCGCTACCTCGAGCTATTGAACCGCGATGAACTAATCGCTCCGGTATCTGGCATTTTTGCTGCGCAAGAGATTAAGCCACAGGCCCGAACGCTTGCCGAAGACCGCGGCATCCGCTGCGTGGTCTTGGATTACCAAGAGCTGCGCGGGCTCGAGTCGAAAGAATTGCGGTTGTTTTAA
- a CDS encoding thiamine-binding protein gives MIVAFSVAPAVVDNDSGEMADAVAEAVRVVRESGLPNETNAMFTLVEGEWDEVFGTIKKATEAVRAVSPRTSLVIKADIREGVTNQLTDKVDAVNRRLAKED, from the coding sequence ATGATTGTTGCATTTTCAGTAGCACCCGCAGTGGTGGATAATGACTCCGGCGAGATGGCCGATGCCGTGGCGGAGGCGGTCCGCGTGGTGCGGGAATCCGGCCTGCCTAATGAAACCAACGCCATGTTTACCCTTGTAGAAGGCGAGTGGGACGAGGTTTTCGGCACGATTAAGAAGGCCACCGAAGCGGTACGTGCGGTATCGCCGCGCACCTCGTTGGTTATTAAGGCCGATATCCGCGAAGGCGTGACGAATCAGTTGACAGATAAAGTAGACGCCGTGAATCGTCGTTTAGCTAAGGAGGATTAA
- a CDS encoding tetratricopeptide repeat protein, protein MTSANNAYVGGALDLSQVKARAEARQQAQEQPQSNGVQPFFTVTEANFETEVVRRSTEVPVVVLIGTSRSTQSDQLKQDLQELAAAGNLSFLVGYVDADATPQVAQAFGVKNLPTVVAIGAGQPLTNFEGAQPKEALKQWLDSLVENVGPQLKGLEAAPAAAEEEEEDDPRLQEAESFLNSGDFDGAIKVYESILEAEPDNTQIKQARDTTKLLKRLDPANQTEDPIAAADGDKGDIGKQMHAADAEVVAGAAENAFDRLIEAMKVTAGDEKAQLRERLLELFGLFAGNDPRVLEARTKLASALY, encoded by the coding sequence ATGACTTCTGCGAATAATGCTTATGTAGGCGGCGCCCTCGATCTCAGCCAGGTCAAGGCCCGTGCGGAAGCCCGCCAGCAGGCACAAGAGCAGCCGCAGTCTAACGGAGTCCAGCCATTTTTTACCGTCACCGAGGCGAATTTCGAGACCGAGGTGGTGCGCCGCTCCACTGAGGTGCCGGTCGTCGTCCTCATTGGCACCTCGCGCTCTACCCAATCCGACCAGCTGAAGCAGGACCTGCAGGAATTAGCTGCGGCGGGAAACCTAAGCTTCCTCGTAGGCTACGTGGATGCGGATGCCACTCCACAGGTCGCGCAGGCCTTCGGCGTGAAGAACCTGCCCACCGTGGTAGCCATTGGCGCAGGCCAACCGCTGACCAATTTCGAGGGAGCGCAGCCGAAGGAGGCCCTCAAGCAGTGGCTGGATAGCTTGGTAGAAAACGTCGGACCGCAGCTGAAGGGGCTCGAGGCTGCACCGGCCGCAGCGGAGGAGGAAGAAGAGGACGACCCTCGCCTGCAGGAGGCAGAATCCTTCCTGAACTCCGGCGATTTCGATGGCGCGATCAAGGTCTACGAATCCATCTTGGAAGCGGAACCGGATAATACGCAGATTAAGCAGGCGCGGGACACAACGAAGCTTTTAAAGCGGCTGGACCCGGCCAATCAAACCGAGGACCCGATTGCTGCTGCGGATGGGGATAAGGGGGATATCGGCAAGCAAATGCATGCCGCCGATGCCGAAGTCGTGGCAGGTGCCGCAGAAAACGCCTTTGACCGCCTCATCGAGGCCATGAAAGTCACCGCCGGCGATGAGAAGGCGCAGCTCAGGGAACGCCTGCTCGAGCTCTTCGGCCTCTTTGCCGGCAATGATCCGCGCGTTCTTGAAGCGCGCACGAAGCTGGCAAGCGCGCTGTATTAA
- a CDS encoding ABC transporter ATP-binding protein, which produces MEGVNDVTPTDQDWLIDFRGVELRRGGKNLVGPVDWQVELDERWVIIGPNGAGKTSLVRMAAAEEFPSKGTAFLMGEQIGKTDMRDLRALIGLSSAAVQSRIPADERVYDLVISAGYAVLGRWREEYQDMDFSRADDILAQVGASHLKDRTWTTLSEGEKKRVILARALMSNPELLILDEPSAGMDLGGREDLVGYLGDLAMDPDAPAIVMITHHVEEIPYGFTHAMLLDEGEVVAKGLINSVLTSENLSQAFHQPIQVDRIGQRYFARRIS; this is translated from the coding sequence ATGGAAGGCGTGAACGACGTAACCCCAACTGATCAAGACTGGCTCATCGACTTCCGTGGCGTGGAGCTTCGCCGCGGTGGCAAGAACTTGGTAGGGCCCGTGGACTGGCAGGTCGAGCTCGATGAACGCTGGGTCATCATCGGGCCGAACGGTGCCGGAAAGACCTCCCTGGTGCGTATGGCGGCCGCGGAGGAATTTCCTTCCAAGGGCACGGCCTTTTTGATGGGCGAGCAAATTGGCAAGACCGATATGCGTGACCTGCGCGCGCTGATTGGTCTCTCCTCTGCTGCCGTGCAATCGCGCATTCCCGCGGATGAGCGGGTCTACGACCTCGTCATTTCTGCCGGTTACGCGGTCTTGGGCCGGTGGCGCGAAGAGTATCAAGACATGGACTTTTCCCGCGCCGATGACATCTTGGCCCAGGTTGGCGCTAGCCACTTAAAGGACCGCACGTGGACGACGCTTTCGGAAGGCGAGAAGAAGCGCGTCATCCTCGCCCGCGCTTTGATGTCCAATCCGGAGCTGCTCATCCTGGATGAGCCTTCTGCCGGCATGGACCTCGGCGGTCGAGAGGACCTCGTGGGATATTTGGGCGACCTCGCGATGGATCCGGATGCCCCGGCCATCGTCATGATTACCCACCACGTGGAAGAAATCCCGTACGGCTTTACCCACGCGATGCTTCTGGATGAAGGAGAAGTAGTAGCGAAGGGGCTCATTAACTCCGTGCTGACCTCGGAGAACCTATCCCAGGCCTTCCACCAGCCCATCCAAGTAGATCGCATTGGGCAGCGATACTTTGCCCGCCGGATATCTTAA